In Ruminiclostridium papyrosolvens DSM 2782, the following proteins share a genomic window:
- a CDS encoding MarR family winged helix-turn-helix transcriptional regulator — protein sequence MPYDKLKLENQLCFPLYACSKEIIKKYKPYLDPLGITYTQYIALMALWEEDNITVKELGKKLFLDSGTLTPLFKKMEAQKLVVRQRSSDDERNVYISLTEEGRKLRDRAVDIPNRLGSCIDLPMEEIVQLQKSLHKLLQQLV from the coding sequence ATGCCGTACGATAAACTGAAATTGGAAAATCAGCTCTGCTTTCCTTTGTATGCATGTTCAAAGGAAATCATTAAAAAATATAAACCTTATCTTGACCCTTTAGGGATTACGTATACTCAATATATAGCTCTTATGGCTCTTTGGGAAGAAGATAATATAACTGTAAAGGAGCTTGGCAAAAAGTTGTTTCTTGATTCCGGTACATTAACCCCTTTATTTAAAAAAATGGAAGCTCAGAAGCTGGTTGTCAGGCAAAGAAGCTCAGATGACGAAAGAAATGTCTATATAAGCTTAACCGAAGAAGGAAGAAAACTCAGGGACAGGGCAGTGGATATCCCCAACAGACTTGGCAGCTGTATTGACTTGCCTATGGAAGAGATAGTGCAGCTTCAAAAATCTCTTCACAAGCTGTTACAGCAATTGGTATAA
- a CDS encoding glutathione peroxidase has translation MTIYDFKVKDAQKNEISMDSYRGKVLLIVNTATGCGFTPQYEALENLYKKYKDEGLEILDFPCNQFLNQAPGTDEEIVEFCQLNYGVSFKTFSKIDVNGSNADPLYTFLKNATPSDKENEETSSFMKVLKDLGQSIIGSNIKWNFTKFLIDRNGNVVGRYSPTYKPENMEARIQELLKS, from the coding sequence ATGACTATTTATGATTTTAAGGTAAAAGATGCTCAAAAGAATGAGATTTCAATGGATTCCTATAGAGGTAAGGTTCTTCTTATTGTTAACACGGCAACAGGCTGCGGATTTACACCTCAATATGAAGCTTTGGAAAACCTGTATAAAAAATATAAAGACGAGGGCTTAGAAATTCTTGATTTCCCCTGCAACCAGTTTTTGAATCAGGCTCCCGGAACTGATGAAGAAATAGTTGAGTTTTGTCAGTTGAATTATGGCGTGTCTTTTAAAACCTTTTCAAAGATTGATGTTAACGGAAGTAACGCAGACCCTTTATATACATTTTTGAAAAATGCCACTCCTTCTGATAAAGAGAACGAGGAGACTTCATCCTTCATGAAAGTTCTTAAAGATTTGGGACAGAGCATTATAGGCTCAAACATTAAATGGAACTTTACAAAGTTTTTGATTGACCGTAATGGTAACGTTGTTGGCAGATATTCTCCAACCTATAAGCCTGAAAATATGGAAGCAAGAATACAGGAGCTTTTAAAGAGCTAG